The region CCGGTCCACGCGATGCCGCTGGTCGCGATCGTCAGCACCGGCGACGAGCTGGTGCGGGTCGAGGACCTCGCGGGCGCGCAGGCCGGGCGAAGCATCGTCTCGAGCAACAGCTACTCGCTCGCCGCGCTCGTGCGCGAGAGCGGCGGCGTGCCGGTGGACAACGGACTCATCGCCGACGATCCGGCGGCGCTGCGAGCGGCGCTGGACGAAGCATCAGATTGCGATCTCGTCATCACGAGCGGCGGGATATCCGTCGGTGAGTTCGACCATACCCGCGCGGTGATCGAGGCCATGGGCGGGGAGATCGTCTTCTGGAAGGTGCGCATGCGGCCGGGGGCGAACATCGCGTTCGGCTCGGTGAACGGAACTCCCTGGCTCGGGCTGCCGGGAAATCCGGTGTCCGCTCTCATCGGCGGCGAGCTGTTCATCCGGCCGATGCTGCGCAAGATGAGCGGCGCGCTGCGGCTCTACCCGCGACCCGTCACGGCGATCGCCGCCGAGCCGTTCAAGGGTTCGGAGTCCATGACGCACCTGATCCGCGGCATTCTGACGCGCGCCGAGAACGGCGAGCTGCACGCGCGCTCCACGGGCCCGCAGGGCTCCGGCATTCTATCCTCGATGGCCGCCGCCAACGCGCTCCTGGTCGTGCCGGCCGGCCGCGCGATCGACCTCGGCGAGCTCGTCACCGCGCTCCCGCTGGATCCCGACGCGCACCTCGCCGAGCGATTCGAGCTGCACGCGTGACCGATGAGCTGCGCTCGCGGCTGGAGCGCGAGTTCGACACCGTCGAGGAGGTGTTCACGATCGGCGAACGCGAGCTGGTCATCCTGCGCCCGCGCAACGCCGACGACCTTATCACCGAAGCCGATTACGTGAAGGACGAGCGGCTGCCGTACTGGGCCGACATCTGGCCGTCGTCCATGATGCTGGCGGAGCGGCTGCTGGAAGAGAAAGGCGCGGGCCGCTCGCTGATCGAGTTGGGGTGCGGCTCGGGGCTGTGCGCGTGCGCGGCGGCGATCAGCGGGTTCGACGTGCTG is a window of Gemmatimonadaceae bacterium DNA encoding:
- the glp gene encoding gephyrin-like molybdotransferase Glp, translating into MLGVAEAVETVLAAVAPLDVAAVHLEDALGRFAARDVTSSLAIPPWDNSSMDGYAVRASDVAAGAKLRVSATIRAGGLAERALEPREAMKIMTGAPVPAGADTVVRIEDTSESDGVVTINDARDAGRNVRRRAEDIVEGQTVITRGTRLLAPHIGVLASIGMSRVPVHAMPLVAIVSTGDELVRVEDLAGAQAGRSIVSSNSYSLAALVRESGGVPVDNGLIADDPAALRAALDEASDCDLVITSGGISVGEFDHTRAVIEAMGGEIVFWKVRMRPGANIAFGSVNGTPWLGLPGNPVSALIGGELFIRPMLRKMSGALRLYPRPVTAIAAEPFKGSESMTHLIRGILTRAENGELHARSTGPQGSGILSSMAAANALLVVPAGRAIDLGELVTALPLDPDAHLAERFELHA